One Nymphaea colorata isolate Beijing-Zhang1983 chromosome 12, ASM883128v2, whole genome shotgun sequence genomic window, GCTTCAACAATGCTGACTCCAATTTAACAGTGAATGCCATAAGTGCTGCAAAATTTGATCTCATTTTTGCCCATCAAATACCTATATAGATCATCACCCCCTATAACACATCCCTCAACATCCAATGTTTGTATCATTCTAATAAAATATAAGCATGGTAAAAGCATCTTTGAATTATTTGTATTTGAGCAAATTTCTCttagaaatttatgaaaatatacAGAATATGCATGGCTTGAACATATATGCACAAAATGAAGGATAAGTCTGATATTCTAAAAATTAAAGCATCTAGAGAAGTggtgagaaagaaaataaatactGCTAGCCCTTTTTCATACATTGCTAACCAATACATAAATATAGATAATGGATAAACTCACCTGCTGCTCTTTATTATCATatacaaaattttgtttgtccTTTTTCTGCACACCAAGTTCTCTAAATAATGTTGATTGTGAACGACCCGTCTCCCCTTTCGCACCATCAGGAGCATCTTTGGATCTACCAGAACCTCTCCTTTGGGAGACAACTCTAACCTGGTGTTTtacaacaaatatttgaagcaaGGGCTCAAGAATGACAACtacaaaagcaaataaaaagatATCTGAGTCATGAGTGCAAATGTCGGATAAGTTTGCATCATAGAAATTCTATTGTGGTTTTTCATTCTCAGTGTACAATATCTTCATTTTAAAGAAGAATCACCTATAATCAGATACAATagcagagagagatagagagagaggggagggggAGCTAGGGAGGGAGACAGAGGCATCCACTGGTCTGAATGCATGTAAAAATTGGACAAACGGTCAGACAAAACCTAGAGTGAGGATGTCTCACTGCCTACTGTTTCTACACTGTAACAACAGGAGAAAGAGCCTTTGCTCTTATGCAGTTGCAAGCTTGactatgattaaaaaaatatatatgaatccTTCAGCATCTGCAAATACAAACAATAAGAACCCGCAGATCACATCTCGCATAAGTTATGTAATGTAAATATACAACAGAGGAATGCCAGATCATGCCACATTAGAATATGCCGCTACTCATATATGCAGCTAATGTGCACGAGCTgctaaatgtgttttttgtcGATATAGATCAACATGACGCTTGACTGAGCGAGCAAATcgatttttttcaatttgtcaaACCAACTCGAAGCAATTCTTGGAAGATCATAATGCCAGCACTGACATTGGATTCTATCCTTGGAGGAATCTCAAAATGCTATCAGTTTCTATTCCAGGATTTCCGTTAAACTGCAATTTGAGTCTCTGCTTTCTTCATTCATGTTCTTCTCTAACCAACcaaatacatatatagatattcCTCCACGAACGCGCTTCCTCGTATCCAGACCCCGAACGTCATCTTCGTTACTTAGATTTCattatgaagaaaaagacaactCTCAAGTGTATTAAAGAACCAAATGATACGAATACAACCACATGGACTTGCCACTCCTCAATAAATCAATTAAAGAAAGACCAATTCTCCGACTCATTGGTTTTCATATGCCCAATAAAAACAAATCCCCTCCGGAGTCCTCGAAACAGCATCAAAAAgattcttgaaaggcaagacTAGCGGAAGAGAAATAAGAAGATAACAATGAAgttaaatgcaagaaaaatctACCTGCTGCTTCGCCCTTCTGCAGCATCTCCTTGACACCGGAACTGGCTTTCCGACAAAACTTCGGACCAGCTGCGTCGACGAAACGCGGTGGCAGTTATCGGAGAATGAGAGGAAGGAGAGGTGGGCACACGTCGCCATTTTCAAGCAGTTGAGACAGGAAGATAGAGTAGAGAAGCGGGCGCGCTAAGCATCGAGCGGAACCCGCCTTATCCGCTGCTCGAACGAAACATGTAGGAGATAAAATCGTTTATCGGATCCAAACCCGTAAATGTTTCGTCCAAGCTGGACGAATTAAGCAGATCTCTTATCGGAAACTTTTCACTCCGTGTCCAATCGTTTAACCATAATTGCTAATGGTGCCTCTTTCTACGATATGTGGTCAAATGTCAACTTACTTGCATTTCATCATTTTGCCAGTGTAATAATTTTTTGAGAAGTCATTCatctggaaaaaagaaaaaataagttttttaagCAACCTTATGTTTCAGAAAAATAGCTCTTATTAGAAAAGATAGATACTTGATGTACTGTTTTTTTGGCTTATGAGGAAACTATTACTTCTGAGGAAAAGTTCTCTTTTTGGTGTCTTTCAGAAATTCAGTTCATATCGATTCGTTTTTATAATACTGATCGACCCGAATCGAACTTGAGGCCAACCGTGGCATTTAGGAACCTCAATCTACTAGAGAGGTAATGATACGTTGATCCTTCTAAATATGGGAATCAAGAAAGCGATTAGACAACCCAAATTTACGCATTCTAAGAGAATGAATCGTCGAAATAAACATTTGAGGAACTGTTGGGTACTAATGGAAGTATGGAACCGATGAACTGTCTTTCACATTTTAAATCTTAAATATGTAGTTGTGGTGTGGGAAAGTTACCTTGCTCATTTGATTCCTATGAACACTATGCTTTTGTGTCATTAATAGTGAAATatgaaatatcaaaataaatgtaCGTTGTCTCATAACTAGAAGCAAACACAACCTTCAACCGTGGAAAACACAAGCTTTTGACCATGGGAATCTATTTTGTATGTACGTTAAATCCATGACTACATGGTACAATATTTTGAATCTTTAATGACTtgaaaccatatttttttgtttctgccaACGTTAGACCATAAAACATGTCTATGTAATTAGATTGAGCCGGTGCAACTTGTCTTTTGATCTTTATCTAGCCATCTGGCTAAAAATCAATGCTCATGTTTTCAGTTGATTATTGCGATTCATAGGAGCTTTGAGTTAAGTCCGTTGAAaggtaaatgaaagaaaaccaaGGATTTTATTCAGCACTTCAATGAACCACGCCTACCTTCCCGTCATAACTTTGATCAACCTATTCAGAACGTTTAATtggattttgtttatttttgcgAACGTGGTTTTTCTTGCcaaagccaaaaaaataaaatgaaagtcTTCAGTTTGTGTGTGGACGGACCCAATCATAATGGCTCTACACATCCATGGATTCCAGGTGTTTTTTGAGCAGCAAGAAGCCAGATTGATTAGGCTGGCCTAGATTAGGCATAGAGCTCGAACATTCTAATTGTTTTTTCCTTAATCAAACATGAAGCCTCCAATGCTTATGTTGCCAACGATGGTTAGATCATCATCAACAGAAGGATTAGTGATTATCTTAAAAGGAAAAGGCATGAAGGAAACTTGCCAGACAACGATTATGCAGGACCGAATCTATCAAATGCTtatgttgaaaagaaaatataagcCATAAAATCATCCTCTTGACCGCCCCCACCAACACGCATAAGCATGTAAGAATTTGCCTTCATAACACTGTAACACAATCTATGTGGGACAAATGGATGAAACCTACCTCGGAACAGGCTTCCACCAGGTGCCTTTGAAAATCGAATTGCCTATAGATGTAATAATTCACACTTTTAATGGCACGTACGTCAGTGTTATAGAAGTTTATCTCAAtatttgagacaaattcatgaaacaccaaaCACCCCCTTGAGGACCATAACGAAATACTAAGATCTCCCTGTCGAGTTTTTTCTCATTAGAGAAGCAAAACTGCAGTCGCAACATTTAAGGAGAcaaaatttgctttattttaagaTAATGTCCTGCAATCACGCAACAAACTTTGCTTATAATGACTCCACGCCTCTCTGTCCCTCTGTCTCTCCACGCCAGGACGAATTTCCAGTCCATGAGGCACAGTGGGAGGGGTGATCACTGATCGGTCTATAGGAAATGCTTGATTACGTTTCTTGACCAAGCTCGTACTTGAAGCTAGACGAACATGTTAAATAGCAAGTCCTTTCTGCGAGACCAACTCAGTGAAGAATTTCAAAAACACAAAGACACGAGCACATCATAGAAGACGACCAGGTCAATCGTGACATGGAAACGTAGATATTCTAGCTTATGTAAAGGTTCCCCATAAACAGTCCACATAGACGGCAAACAAAAATCTTGACTGTAATGAATAATTAAATATATGGAATGCCTAACATAAAAAAATCTGTCATCCATCATTTGTTGAATAATGATCTCCAATGCTAAATTGgttaaacaagaagaaagaaaagcattCACATTTACATGCATCCCAAAGGATGTTGCACTCCCTAAGATTTGTAAGGGGAATGAAAATGTATGCTCCCCTGAACCAAGACAAGTTTCGGGGGTTAATGATAACTGCAACTCACAGGCCACATAAAGGCATAAGACCAACTGCAGGAAATATGCAGCTATGGGCAGGCTGAGTAGTGGACATTTGTGGGAAGGGGAACAAATTAAAGAATATTTGATGTATCGCGCGAATGGTACTATTTCCAAGGATACCACGGTCACTCACGTGCAATTGCTGTTTATTAGAACCAAAAGGCTGAACCATGGACATAAACAGCAAGGGCTACAGGGTGAGCCCAATTTGATCTCAGGTGAGTTGGGTCAGGCTCGACCGAGGTGAATGAGGCTTCAGGGTATGATGACCCACTTTGAAAGCCCTGTGGCTACCGACCAACTAACACAAGGTTTACTTTTCTAGATACCATTGATTGGTCTGCTACCACTAAATCCAATGTATTCCCATCCACCATCAAACTGGCaagacacatatatataatcttgCCTTTGAACCAACTACAAGCAGAAAGATGATCTATTATTCCTGAAAATAAAGGTTATCAGTTCATTAGAAGAGTACATGAAAAGTtacaacagagagagagagagagagagagaatatacaCACTAAAGGAATTACCTTGAGCTCTTCCCTTCAAAACAATCCCTCCTACCAATCTTCAATCTTGTCAATTTGCATAACAAGAGCTAACTGTAAAATGATCAGCTCTTCTCTTTTGTCAGTCCAATATCATCACCCCTGGAGTCCCTATGCTGCAAGTCCAGTCAATAGATGTCATAGATGCACTATCATTATTCAAGGAAATCATTAGTCGAGCAGATCAGTTTAGTATGCTCTAGCCCCTTGTGCACAAATGATAAACCTAGCAAAACATCTCTCCAGGAATCAATCAACCCTTCAGtactacaaagtacaaacatcaCATCCTGATAGCGACATCTCTAGGTTCTAATGTTGAACCATTTGTGAAGTTCAACTAAGTAGGTGTTGGGGCATGCATAAATGCAATCTTGTGAACCACAAGCGTACGTACTTATTCAAAGAGAACATTCCAGTATAAACCAAGACCCATAATCCAAGTACTAGAACAATGAAAGTGGCAAACTAACGATAGCATATTATGTCACTTCAGTTTGAATAAGTATAGGACATATGTTTGAGACAAGATGAAGAGTGTGCCAGTCTCtcaccttctttttcttgtgtttgtgAGAATCAGTGGCATCTCCATTCTCCTCATGCCTTCTTTTCTGAAACATAATCAATGTTGGTGACTATACAAcgcctgaaaagaaaaaattaggaaCAGCCAGCCTGCTTACCTTTTCGTGATGCTTCCTTGAGTGATCATCACCACCTTCATGATTTCCGCTTCCATCTTTCTTACTCTTCTCTCTATCTTTGTCTTTACTCTTTTCCTTGTCACGATGTTTGTGTTTCTTATGCTCCCGGTCCTTCTCTTTGTCCCTGTCCTtgtgttttttatgtttcttttccttgtctttAGAATCAGCAGTAGACTTCCCACTTGCAGTAGGAATTCCTTTCTCTGCCtgtccaaaaaaatgaaaaaccaaaagaaaaagaaaggaaagaagagtgATAAGGTGCCACATCAAAAAAACCCCAAGAACTCCATGATTACCATTGACAAGACTTACAGCAGGCAGCTCGACTGGTTCAGTCTCCCTCAATTGGAAAGCCTGTCTTAGAGTGTCCAAGTCAAATGGTTGAATGCTTGAATCAATGTTTTGCACATACAGCGCATTATTAAAGAGCTGATCGAGTTCCATTCCTTCCCCTTTTCTGATTTCTGTGTCACCCACCACATTGTAAAGATAATGTGTGTCTGAAATTGATGAGGGCAGAGCCCTCTTGCAAAAGAAATTATGATGAGGCAACAACTTGTAGTGGTTCAGAAGATCCATTGCACCCGTAAGTTCCCTAGGTCCTGAAAATCCAAACAAACACGAGTTAACATACAAAGAAACATCATCAAGAGACCCGTGAAGCCAATTCAAGGCCTgctaaaataattaaaaatcaatgTTCTTTTACATGCATAACCAATTGTCAAAGAAAATAGCTGCTGAATCAAGTGCAGGTGTTTAAAAAATCTTCATACTAGAAATCAAGCAAATCCATTTAGCATAGATGTGAACGTCACTTGCCAATattcttcatgaaaaaaaaatgaatgacatagATTGTATTGAATATCACAAGGTCAATATAGCCAAAGAATGGTCCATTCTAAGTGGCTAAGATCAAAAGGACAGTGCATTTGGATCATCAAATACTAAAACTTAAGGTCGTAAACAAACTTAAGTTATGGAGTTCCAGATCCTGAGTCACACGTACAAAAGCAGGCAAGATGCAAATATCAAGCAATACCATAATCagttaaaaaaatttcacacGGGTACCTGGGAAATCCTAAAGTACCAGTACCCATATGCGGGTACATATACGGGGAGAAGTTTTAAGCAAACTCTGCTCTGTTATTATATTTCTGAGCTGCATATAACCCCATGAAATGACATAATTTGagatacaaaaataattttgcTTTAATATTGAATGCTCTGTGGCatgttgcacacacacacacacacacacacaccctgcCATAGGCAAGCAGTCGCAGTTCATCTCCTGGGTCAAGAAGGATCACTACTGATTCACTAGGTGTTCTACCGTTATTCCCACAAGGGTTCAGCTTCAGGACTTGGTTATCCACTTGActcaattgatttttttttttttttggcggtGGGGTTGTACTTGTAGACGAGATCTAACCAAAGAAATAACTATGTTCTTGAATAATCCTACTATATTTAAGGGTATCTTGGCCATACAGGCATGCACATATAGAATAAGGTCCTAAAAGCTACAGTAAAATGGTAAAGAAACCAATTTACCGCTGTTAAAAACAAACTATCTAAAGGAAAACAGGACAACTAGGTGCTTAAGCAAAGGTGCAGTTCCCCCCCAtgttccacacacacacacaccctgcCATATCCCTGCAGGCCAGCACCCACAAAATTGCTGTGCCCATACCTGCATCCCTATACCTGTGCCCGAGCCCATACCGgaacccatgtgacttagcttagGACTGAGAAAGAACACTCCATGGAATAACATAACATAATAAGGTGATTGCATTAAAGACTAGTCTCTTGAAGTTCAATATATCTCATCTTATATTTTACCTGCCCTTAGTCTTATGCTAAAAATGGCAGCCTTTTACAGTTTACACATCTAACAAAAAAGTTCATTTCACATTCAGCCAATTGTATGAATAATAATTCTCAGCATGTGCCTGAAAGACTCTAAAGCCAATAAACCCTAACTTATTATAGGAAACTAATTCCACTGGATAATTGTTTTATATGCAATATTGTGACATTTGACCAATTTTGTCTATGCAAATGTTCCATTTATGCCTTGTCAGATCTTCGGGTTTGTACCTAATCAACTGTCCTTTCAAACTTGCTGACTCATGCTGAAACTCCCAAGATTTTTTCTGATGTAAAGAATTTGCTAGGCAGATGCAATGCTCATAAGAACAATTGCAGCCTATACATGAGGTGAGCCAAGCTAGAACCTGGGCTGCTCAAGCTGGTTAAGCTTATGAATGAACTTGgtttgtttattaaataaacagAATAGAAGCTAAGCTAAAGTTTTCCACTAACAGCTTGCCTCTTGTGTTTCCCTACATCTCAGTGTGcattcaataaataaaatagCTTACCTCTTCCAAACTTCATACCTTCTGCATCCATCATTAGATTATCTGCAAAACACAAGAAGTCAGCTGcttctgaaaaaagaaatgactgACAAATTATATGATTCTAACAAATTGGAACTGTTCTGCATGAAACGTAActagtttttttaataaaaaataaagcaaattagCCGCAAATAGCATGCACACTAAAACTTGTATACCATAAGCTAGGGCAAATTTATCAGTGTCACTACTACTCTAATAACAAATTACGAGTAGTACAAGGTAACAATAAGTTCTACAATAGGAATGTATCTTGAGTTTTCTTGCAGACATTAATGCAAAAGGTCATGGGATTATGTGGTTTAATCAGGTATTTGTGATCCAGATCCATGGTGTCAGGCTTTAGTACATAGAAAGGTTCCTCTCATTACCCCTCAGTCCCTCACATCCTGAATATTCATGAGAAGTCATCTAACCTAACAGACGAGAGTCATATTGCTCTTGCTGAGGAGCATTTTATTCCCTTGTCATGGTCAAGCTCCATATCTGACCAATAACAGTTATCAATTTATCATCTGTAAATATCACAAGTAGTTTGTTGTCTTTGCTACTACATCTTCAAATTTTAAGGCTACACTCCAATTagttaaacaaaagaaagcatTGGAAAAGCGTACAAAAAAAGCAATTAATTTTTTGTCCCAAGTGTAAAACTGAACatgaaaatatcatatttttagaTTGCTCACCAAACAAGAAATTATGGCCTGTTATATAGTCCCTCTGTGAATGAGAGTGGAAAGTTAAAGATTGAACAATCTCCAGGACAGGAAACAAGAACATAGAGGACAACTAAAATAAACAATCAATAACATATGCACTATCTTTAGAGTCTGAAAC contains:
- the LOC116265375 gene encoding mediator of RNA polymerase II transcription subunit 19a-like, which codes for MMDAEGMKFGRGPRELTGAMDLLNHYKLLPHHNFFCKRALPSSISDTHYLYNVVGDTEIRKGEGMELDQLFNNALYVQNIDSSIQPFDLDTLRQAFQLRETEPVELPAAEKGIPTASGKSTADSKDKEKKHKKHKDRDKEKDREHKKHKHRDKEKSKDKDREKSKKDGSGNHEGGDDHSRKHHEKKRRHEENGDATDSHKHKKKKHRDSRGDDIGLTKEKS